In the Salvia splendens isolate huo1 chromosome 16, SspV2, whole genome shotgun sequence genome, gaGGAAAGCCTCTTAATTAGTAAGACAAAATCTGGGATTGTTGAATACCGAGACGCTACTTTTGATCAATGATAGTGTCGGCTGTGTAACACAACATATATGTAGCTAGTGTGTTAGTTCAATGAATATTGCTTAAGATATGCGATATGatgtatgtatgatttttatttctcaAAAAGCAAAACAGATTAGTAATTAATAATGATGCCACTTGGACTGTTTTAGAAAAAGATTGTTAAGATCACGTAAACAATACTCCCCCCGTTTCATAATAATGAAGACGTTTCTTTTTGgtacataaattaagaaaaattgtgttaggtgagttaaagaaatggagaataaagtggaaaatgaaaaaggtagagagataaagagagaaaaaagtaagagagtagAGTAGGTGTGAAAAAATGTGTTGGcgtttactaaaaagggaaatgactctattactattaaacgtatcaaaatggcaaaatgacactattactatagaacggagggagtagaatacATGATGCATGGCTACTAGCTAGTACTAGCATTCGATTTCGAATACATCCaaacagtggcggatccaggagtGGGTGACCGCCCCTCCCCGGCGACCATTTACCACGTATCCGGACATAAATTTTCCATGATCGCCCCCTCCGTCGGCTTCCGACATCGCTCGGAGGAAGAAAAAAATCACCCGGTGCCAGCAGTTttatgtgaaataaattagttttttacAGTATTAGTAAATCTGGTTGTGGTGTAAGCCTATAAACATGGAAGAGATTAAAAAATTTGAACACAGAGAAACGGAGCAGTGTGGAGTGAGGAAGAACCATTTCGTGCTGTCAGCATGGTTATTTTGTACAGCCATCTTCCATATACGTATCCCTTTGTCTTGAGATGAACTCACAAGAAGAATTGATGGTTCACCATTTGCATATAAAGGTAATGAGAAATCCAGACAACGAATCCAGTCATTATGCCCTTTCAGTTCACAGGCACGGACAAACTGGAAACAGGTAAACACAATACATTCATTTTAGCAAAAGAAAAGTGCATACTAGAGCAGGAACATTAACTAAGATAATGCATTAGATGATACACACTTTTCCCGATCTCTCACCACTGTAGATGTGAATTTTGTTATCCAAACCACCCATGGCGAGAGCTAGGTGCCCACTGTTTCCAGACAAGAGCAACCATAGGTTTTCTACCAGCAACAATGGAATGCAAGCAACACAATTTGCATTCACCTgagatattcaaataaataattatgagAAATCAAATAGCAGATGATTAATTGCACCATACTAACTTCCACTACTATCCACATCAGTTGATATTTGACTATCACAACTGTACCACAGTCCACAGTAGAATGATAAATATAAGCATTCCAATTGAATATAATACCAATACAAAGCAAAATATAAGCTTTGTGGCCCGGAAGCGTTGTCAAAATTTGCGCAGTCTATCGAAAGGAAAACATTGTTAGTTGACACTAGCAATAGTCAATCAACTTGCAAAATGAAACAGTAGGGCAAAATTGCAGCAAAAACCTTGGGGCAAAATATGGCAACGGCGTTTTGGGCACCAAAGGAAATCAAATCACAGGCCCCCCACGAAACGTTGTGAACTAGTCTGTTTCATCCTGCTCCTATGAACGCTCTCTCCACTTCCACTGACATTTCTCCACCTTCAGCTCCCATTAACTCACGCAAATGTGTGTGTGAGAAAGAGGTTTTGAGGTGGACGGAGAAAGAAGAGGTTTAACAAGGCAACGGCAGAAGAGGAAAGATGATTGGAAATAGTAAATTGGGCTTTGAGCAGTTTCATATTTGGTCTTAAATGGTTATTTAGAGCACAGCTTAATTATATCTAACTATATGATTTTCACTTAATGAATACAAATTCTAAATAAtttagcaaaaaataaaaattaatttcattattCACAATGTACTTCTCCCTTCTCACTTTAAGTGAATCATTTCTTAttcggcacaagattttatacgtttttattttataagttGAGTAGAtaaggaataaagtaagaaatacgGTAAAGTAGAAATAATTATGTTTCTATTTCAGAAAATGTGTTAATTAGAATAAACATGTCTCATTTACTATATACTTGCATctccctttttcttttctttccttcaATTTTCTCGAGGCCGCCCAAGGTGTCACGGTCGACACCGATCGGCCCTTCGCGTCTCCCACTTAGAAATATTTATGTCCTCGGATTTAGATATTTATTTCGCGAATTAATTAGTTAAGCTCCGAGGCTCAAGTCTTAATTATTTCTTGTccagaataaaataaatgggTCTCAATCTTTTACTACTCCATTTAATTTCTCCATCCCAGAAGTGTCCCCATTCTTCAGCCAAACATTAAACTAATCAGCTGACCCAATATTTAGGACCCGATTTGAGATTATGACCCGATTTATGTTTTGACCCGCATAAGATCCGCAAATTTATCTTCGGAACCGGGAATTGAAAGTTGTGAAATTAccatctttttatttaatactggaattaatgtaaaattgaaaaataagtcAATTCTAATTTCCTACTATAGTACTGTATATTTTTAGAATACCAAACAACGGAGTGAATATTCCCATTTCCAATTCAACGGTCCGAATTCCACGTTTTGAAACGGAGCAATAGTAAATTTATATCTGTACACGTAGAGCTTAAAATCTCATTTCTACTAACGTTGAAGTTGAAGTAACATTTGTGtccaaagtaaaaaaaaaaagaaaaaagaatgcACTCTTTGAAATTAAAGTACCCTTGGTCCCAAATATTTGTGTCAACTAATCTATATTATTGTTAGCGTATTTtcaattattcggcggccgcccaaggcgttgtgtgcgacgccggtcggccacTTGCGCCCACAACTCTTTCGTTGACTCCTCATATTTTTCCTCCACGATATAGGATTTAATCCCAAGATTTAATTAAGCGCGTAACTCAATTTTACCAATTACTTTCCCCTGAATTAATTATTTCGGACTTGAGATAAACTTATTCGTCATTTGAATTATTCTGAAAATTAATCAAGTAATTCCAACGATTACATAAATGACcagcccaaagatttatttattttcggTCCAAGCTAATTAAAATCATAGCCCACCTTATATCCCCATTTAAAATTTGAGCCCAAATCAAAATATTAGGAAAGGCCCAACTTAAAAgtcaagagaaaaaaaaactgaGTCCACCAAAAATTTactcccttctccctctcggtatTTCCGCCTCCCTCACTCTCCTTCTTCACAAATTCTCCAAGAGATCGGCAACCCTAACTCCGTCGCCTTCCTCTTCACGACTCCACGACGTCGCTGCTGTCCCAGCTCACCGGGTCAGCCCTCGCCAGCCACCGCCGCTTCTGTCTTCTTAGCGGAAATCGCCGCTGCAGCGAGAGGGGTGGTCACCGTCCGCCTTCGCTGCTGCTCAGTTATCGCTCGGAAAGCCCCGATTCACTGTTCGGAAGCCCCGAATccaacccgaacagccccgatAAGATAAGTTCTTCACATTCTGTTATGTTCTTTCGCTGTTTTCGATTAATTGCAGAGGTGTGTATTCGCATATTGGTGTTCTCAATTGATTGAATTATTGCAAACAAGGGGTGATTCAATTGTTGATTGCTCGATTGTGTTATTGATTTAGCCTTTCGTGTGGGAGTGAGTTTGGCAGATTGAGTATTCTACACAATGAGTGGTATGTATGTTTGTGAGTGGAGGATGGAAGTGAGGAGCATCAAAGTATACCTTCTGTAGAAAAACTTGTGAATGGGTTGAAATGGACGGTCCTatgatttgaaaagaaagtTGAATGAGAAATTTGGCAGCTCCTCGATGAGTTGTTGGTTGAGATCAATAATTGGAAATCAAAGGGAAAAGAATGGGTATTACCGTGAGTTGTGGTGGTAGAAACTTAAAAACCAACAGCTCCTctattctctccctctctcggctcttcctctctctctctctcaattgcTTAGCTAGAAATTTGGAAATGGTGGTTGTGATAGGGTTAAAGGTAATCACCGTGAATTTGAGGGAGAATAAACAGGGCAATTAATTGGGATTAATACCCATAATTGGGTATTAAGGGGCAATAAGTAGCTGCAATTAAACGGTAAGGAATTGGAAAAGAAAGCTGCACCGATTTTTGCAGAAGTAATTTTACAGAAGAAAAGAGCAAATCCTTTTACGTGAATAAGAATGGAAGAGATTGGGCTCAAGAAGGATTAAGCATCTCccacttatttatttatttgttttagttCAAAGGCCCAAAGCCAATTGTGAACAAACATTGGACTCCTTTATTATTTAAGATGCCCAAACGTATTATTTTATATCTTGCGTTCcaacttttattaattaaagttcACGGAAAACTTTAATTATGTTGTCTCGTTCCCAACAAAATTAAATCGCACCACGTAGTCGACATTCTAATACTTGGTGTTATTAAACACAACTTGGAGGCCTTGAGCCAAAGAGATTCACAGGGATAATAACAACACCAGCACCAGCACCAGGCAGTGAAAATCAATGGCTTATCCTCTCCAATATTCATCTGAAAATGCACTGGCCCTCTTGGGATCACAAACATCAGCCCCGTCCCACGAGTAGCTTCCCCTGTGGGCAGTGGGTGCGTGTGTGGAGGCCACTGGGGGCTATGTCGACTCGAGTCATGGAGTGTTCGGTGCTGGAAATGCAACAACATTGCCCTGTAACACACTTCACTTATATCTTAATGCCACAAAGCAACAAACATGTTCTCACAATGATTGAAATCATAAATCTTCATTTTACAAGATAGTACTAAAAAATTGCACTTTCAAGCATCACTCTTTAAAACTGATAAAAATCAATGTTGGTACCTTCAGCAAAATCTATAGCTACTTTTCCTAGAGAGAGCAAAACAATTACCTAAGAGTGGTGTACAATACAATACAATGATGGTATTCTGTGTGAATAAACACGATACATAATGAGCATAGAGGAGGAAACAGAACACATAACAATAACAGAATACACAATTCCCATGCCATGGTTCAAGATAAAATCAGTAGTGATAGGGGATTATACATCCTCAGAAGAATCATAAAATCTATCTACATCCATTGCGTACACTATTAAAATGAGAAATCAAAGAGgacagaaaataaataaataaaaattatccaAAGAGACAAGCCGAACAACAAATTGGTCGTGAAACGGCTTAATTCAGTGTGCGGTGGTGagaattaattatttgaaattaaaGTACCATTGGTCCCAAATCATTGACGAGTCacgggagtattaattaattaaaacactTGAACATTAATTAAAACACTGGCTAGCATATATAGACGAATGTTTGCCGGTTTTGAATGGAAGAATGGGTATGAGGATGTGGAGCAAGACGGACTGTAACACTACTAAAAATGAGAGTAGTGGTTGGGTGAATGACTTGGATACAATTGCAATTCACAATTTACAAGcattcttcatcttcatcaccCAAACTCTCAATCAAGCATTTTCTCAACCATGGAAGCAGTGTCTTCAGCTGGCGTCGAAGTTATTGTCCAAAAGCTGATCAACGTTGTTAGGGAAGAGTACTCTCTGTTTCGAGGTCTCAATGGAGATGCCCGAAAGCTGCAGGAGACTCTGGAGATGATTAGAGCCTACCTGGGTGATGCCGAGAAGAAATCCACCAGCCAAGCTGTCAAGATCTGGCTGAGGGAGCTGGAGGATGTGGCTTACGAGGCCGACAATGTCTTGGATGAATTCCAGTTTCACCGTCTCCtcaaaaaaatcaacaaattgGAGACACCTAATCCCAAGGTACTATCATGCTTGCCATCTTGTAGTCGCATTTCACATCGCTATTAGATGGCTCATACCATCAAACGAATTAATGAGAATTTTGAGTCCAAGTACAAAAGGGCAACAGATCTTGGCCTTCAAAGCATGATTGTGAATGCACCTGATGTTGTTGCTGTTTCTACTTGCTATGAGACTGATTCGTTCAGTCATGATAGATTCTTTATTGGAAGAACAAATGATGTGCCTCATCTAGTTGACATGCTCACCCAGACCCACCCACAGGAAGAGGAACCGACTTTCTCCATCCTTGCTCTGTTGGGAATGGCGGGTATGGGGAAAAAACTACCTTGGCTAGGGAAGTCTTTAGTGATCCAAGGGTAGGGGCTCGATTCCCATCACTTATTTGGGTCCATGTTTCTCAAACTTTTGACCCAATTAGTCTTTTCCAGAAAATCCTTTCAACACTAACCCCTTCAGATACCGCCGCTTCAAGCAGCGCTCAATGCTCAAAATTATCTTCTTGTTCTTGACGACGTCTGGAATGAAGATGTTAGGGAATGGGAAGGCTTTATGAACTCCATGTCAGGAGTTACATCTGTTAAGGGAAATGCAATTATCATCACTACAAGAGATGAAAAGGTTGCTTCAACTGTCAAACCATTTCATTTTCATAAGGTAAATGGCTTATCAGATGATGATTGCTGGTACATAATCAAAGGAAAAGCTTTTGATGGAAATGGACAAGTTCCACCAGAATTTGAGACAATTGGAAAAGAGATTGTGAGAAAATGTCAGGGTTTTCCTTTAGCCGCCAATGTAGTTGGGGGCGTGCTGTGCCATAAGTCCGTAGAAGAGTGGCATTTGATCAATGAAAAAGGCCTTTCAAACTGCGAGGGTGGTGAAAATATCAGAAAGATACTAAAATTGAGCTTTGATTATATGTCTTCACCATCACTCAAAAAGTGTTTCGCGTATTGTTCGAATTTCCCCAAAGGTTATGGATTCAATAAGATAAAGTTGATTGAACTATGGATGGGAGAGGAGTTACTTCAACCAAGCCAAGGAGAAGATATGGAGTCTGTGGGAAACATATTTCTTAATGTTCTTCTACAAAACTCCTTGTTGGAAGTTTCATACAACAGTTTCTATGGAGGTCTTTGTTATGAGATGCATGATCTTGTGCATGATCTTGCATCGTCTGTATTGTTTAATAGTACAGATAGCAGGACCCCAGCTCGATGCATGTTTCTCGAAGAAGAATTAAGTCATATTCCAAAAGAGGTGGCAAAGCATTTGCTTACATTATTCTTGAAAGGTAAAACTTCTGGTATTATGTTTTCAGATTTCCAATCTCTGCATAATCTAACTATTGGTGAAATTGAAGAGCATCAGTTGCCCAATTCAATTAGGGAGTGTATACATTTGAGAAATCTTGATCTTTCAAATTCATCGATTAAAGACGTGCCGGAGCGGATTGGTGAACTCAGTCTCTTGCAAACGTTAAGAGCATCTACTAAAGACACGCCGGAGTTGTATGCTGATGATTCAAACAATTACTTGCGAATGGTAAGAGCATCATCTGGGAAGACACTGCCAAACACGTTGAAGAAGTTGGTTAACTTGAGGCATCTTTATTTTGGGTATGGTGTAGAGTTGCCTGGGGAAATTGGGAGATTAACTAATCTCCAAGCACTGCCTTACTTCTCAGTGGGCAAAGAGAAGGGCTATTATATTGAAGAACTTGGAACTTTGAGAAATCTCAAAGGAAAACTAACTATTCAATCTTGAGATGGTGCGTGACAAGGAAGAGGCCCTGAAAGCCAATTTGTTTCAGAAGCAACACTTGTCTGAAATGCAGTTTCAATGGGGAGAGAATTGTTCGGGTGACAGAAATGATGAGAGTGTGTTGGAAGGTCTCAGACCTCATGCAAATCTGAAGAGGTTGATCATTCAAGGATACAAAAGGCAAAAGG is a window encoding:
- the LOC121772615 gene encoding putative disease resistance protein RGA3, whose product is MNSMSGVTSVKGNAIIITTRDEKVASTVKPFHFHKVNGLSDDDCWYIIKGKAFDGNGQVPPEFETIGKEIVRKCQGFPLAANVVGGVLCHKSVEEWHLINEKGLSNCEGGENIRKILKLSFDYMSSPSLKKCFAYCSNFPKGYGFNKIKLIELWMGEELLQPSQGEDMESVGNIFLNVLLQNSLLEVSYNSFYGGLCYEMHDLVHDLASSVLFNSTDSRTPARCMFLEEELSHIPKEVAKHLLTLFLKGKTSGIMFSDFQSLHNLTIGEIEEHQLPNSIRECIHLRNLDLSNSSIKDVPERIGELSLLQTLRASTKDTPELYADDSNNYLRMVRASSGKTLPNTLKKLVNLRHLYFGYGVELPGEIGRLTNLQALPYFSVGKEKGYYIEELGTLRNLKGKLTIQS